One genomic window of Medicago truncatula cultivar Jemalong A17 chromosome 1, MtrunA17r5.0-ANR, whole genome shotgun sequence includes the following:
- the LOC25485437 gene encoding CWF19-like protein 2 homolog: MLSGVKFIPRDQVQDEDLDRDSVSKERKKSDSRRKKDKRKGKSSRNISSDEDDHLDKIKKGSRKKKWYSSDENSSFYTTESESDRDDKKRRRKGKKKRDGLSRSGKKEYTSEEDSSSSDGSDGSLGRQGKREKSRTKDGSRDNKIKGEVNDVARKEMGLDWMLRSESKRSAVSETKEILPEDVPVEESKKANPKELNPYLKDDGSGYPEERDGVNNGASKLLSSSLVGDGGASWRLKALKRAQEQAAREGRSCQEVVGERWGSLGELTASVASKAAAPARAHLHAIRSRQRGVTEENSPDSDKPIQRDSKRDYIKNTPRHREMKAPKVQDSLSWRKRKSQFAVAEGAEIIAAAASSLNKFANDGSFMRELVSKESGNSDGSVLESFEAEKVSPDVDIRGERKAAIQNNMSANQLAAKAMQLRLKGKNEEADRLMEEARVLNTKQGNEDHEIRSRTEGSSSSRRYAMQRISSEQKKGEDDADMHLARNIMQNKQFKVYTQADDEYDFEVGPSKKSRKKQGGEDPKNIQKKMNANRFLTQKERCLFCLENPNRPMHLVVSIANFTYLMLPQWQPVVPGHCCILPIHHESATRTVDDNVWGEIRNFKKCLIMMFAKQDKEVVFLETVMGLAQQRRHCMVECIPVPKDIAKEAPLYFKKAIDEAEDEWSQHNAKRLIDTSQKGLRNSIPKDFPYFHVEFGLNKGFVHVIDDEKEFKSSLGLNVIRGMLHLAEEDMYRRQRYEKVEVQKQAVASFSKDWDHFDWTKQLNETS; this comes from the exons ATGCTTTCTGGCGTGAAATTCATTCCCCGTGACCAG GTACAAGATGAGGACTTGGATAGGGATTCTGTCtccaaagaaagaaagaaatcagATAGTAGGAGGAAAAAAGATAAGAGGAAAGGGAAGAGCTCGAGGAATATATCTTCTGATGAGGATGATCACCTTGATAAGATAAAAAAAGGCTCTAGAAAGAAGAAGTGGTATTCGTCTGATGAAAATTCTTCATTTTATACCACCGAAAGTGAAAGCGACCGGGATGATAAGAAACGAAGGCGGAAgggaaaaaagaaaagggaTGGACTGTCAAGGAGTGGTAAAAAGGAATATACATCGGAGGAAGACTCTTCTTCTTCAGATGGCAGTGATGGTTCTTTGGGTCGCCAAGGGAAGCGCGAAAAGTCACGTACTAAAGATGGGAGTAGAGATAACAAGATCAAAGGTGAAGTTAACGACGTTGCGAGAAAAGAAATGGGATTGGATTGGATGCTTAGGTCTGAAAGTAAGAGGTCAGCTGTTTCAGAAACAAAGGAGATATTGCCAGAGGACGTTCCGGTTGAGGAG tcAAAGAAGGCAAATCCTAAGGAATTGAATCCTTATCTAAAGGATGATGGAAGTGGTTACCCAGAAGAAAGGGATGGAGTTAACAATGGTGCAAGCAAACTTCTATCGTCCTCCCTTGTTGGGGATGGAGGAGCCAGTTGGAGACTTAAAGCTTTAAAGCGTGCACAAGAGCAAGCAGCTCGAGAAGGACGAAGCTGCCAAGAG GTTGTGGGAGAAAGGTGGGGTTCTCTTGGTGAGTTGACTGCATCCGTTGCATCTAAAGCAGCTGCCCCAGCTCGGGCTCATCTACATGCTATAAGAAGCAGACAAAGAGGGGTAACTGAAGAAAATTCACCAGATTCTGATAAGCCTATCCAACGGGATTCTAAAAGG GACTACATAAAAAATACTCCTCGGCACCGTGAAATGAAAGCGCCTAAAGTGCAAGATTCATTATCTTGGAGAAAGCGCAAAAGCCAGTTTGCTGTAGCTGAGGGTGCCGAGATCATCGCTGCTGCAGCATCTAGCTTAAATAAATTTGCTAATGATGGAAGCTTTATGCGTGAGTTAGTTAGCAAGGAGAGTGGTAACTCCGATGGCTCTGTTTTGGAAAGTTTTGAAGCGGAAAAGGTTTCTCCAGATGTAGACATACGTGGTGAAAGAAAAGCAGCAATACAGAATAACATGAGTGCAAACCAGTTGGCAGCTAAGGCTATGCAACTTCgtttgaaaggaaaaaatgaagaagCTGATAGACTAATG GAAGAAGCAAGGGTTTTGAACACAAAGCAGGGAAATGAAGATCATGAAATTAGATCAAGAACTGAGGGAAGTTCTAGTTCTAGAAG GTATGCTATGCAGAGGATATCTTCTGAACAGAAGAAAGGAGAGGATGATGCTGATATGCATCTTGCTCGCAATATAATGCAGAACAAGCAGTTTAAGGTTTATACTCAGGCGGATGATGAATATGACTTTGAGGTTGGTCCAAGCAAAAAGAGTAGAAAGAAGCAAGGAGGTGAAGACCCCAAGAATATCCAAAAAAAGATGAATGCAAATCGGTTCTTGACCCAGAAAGAACGTTGCCTCTTTTGTCTAGAGAATCCAAATCGGCCTATGCATCTTGTTGTGTCCATTGCAAATTTCACATATCTTATGTTGCCACAGTGGCAGCCTGTCGTGCCTGGTCATTGCTGTATTTTACCCATTCAC CATGAATCAGCTACAAGAACGGTGGATGATAATGTGTGGGGAGAAATCcgaaatttcaaaaaatgtcTTATTATGATGTTTGCAAAGCAAGATAAAGAAGTAGTGTTTCTTGAAACTGTGATGGGATTGGCGCAGCAACGGAGGCATTGCATGGTTGAGTGCATTCCTGTACCCAAAGATATTGCTAAAGAGGCTCCTTTATACTTTAAGAAG GCAATTGATGAAGCAGAAGATGAGTGGAGCCAGCACAATGCCAAAAGACTCATTGATACGAGTCAAAAGGGTTTACGCAACTCAATTCCCAAGGACTTTCCTTATTTTCATGTAGAATTTGGTCTAAACAAAGGTTTTGTccatgttattgatgatgaaaagGAGTTTAAGAGTAGTCTCGGGTTGAATGTCATTAGAGGCATGCTGCATTTGGCTGAGGAAGACATGTATAGACGTCAAAGGTACGAGAAAGTGGAGGTGCAAAAGCAAGCTGTTGCTAGCTTTTCCAAAGACTGGGATCATTTTGACTGGACAAAGCAGCTAAATGAAACATCTTAG